In Spinacia oleracea cultivar Varoflay chromosome 5, BTI_SOV_V1, whole genome shotgun sequence, a single window of DNA contains:
- the LOC110804338 gene encoding uncharacterized protein isoform X3 — protein sequence MNSNNKRINFRGDVNCSSKKKKISAAWIDLIQLGGIIVDNGDGGDDDGGDRLLACDSLSSVLEPDKPYTIGRCNRVAHFIFSDPRVSKQHCQILFDSLAKKLYLFNGAFSASTFNCNNRNSYCIVNQFRDRLIVKDNTNEQKDVSCSNCTCNFKVSLNGVFVNGVKIKEGMTVELCVGDEVMLVCTNRNGDCGGLKSWIGFMVRRVVFQEELVKPGFNELQIQRPRLIRSLLPGKVNKRVFALRVRDSESLSLGYDGVIGRAKSLLARCNQIVQSDDPVSCIRRCVASCSSVAGPYDCIIGGKLLEGFEPSSNTKSLTSVPNVSVVKQQHFVTSDVKDIRDLQRTVVQSTTSTAILGEKMVSSMLKAHTSYPNGCTGVGFINNPSNSSEPICMDGKNTSPCEAMSQNDCQEKVPSPPGKNFYLNDLKSMHQGSSKQKKVVSLPELLHPVDSILRMFIATFTSDIEWFLSYCDIPSDLPVTVACHNTEKCWSGDPSMRSCAPNPNFPNLVVVYPPFPEAIAFGKDRKNRGVGCHHPKLLVLQREDSMRVIITSANLVAKQWQSVTNTIWWQDFPYKKSPDCKSLFNQLNGSMDNDLRSDFAAQLAGFMATLVTDVPSEANWIVELTKYDFGGASGYLVASVPGIHSYRSLSATSPACKLKCSEMLLGSVESCVVGLSYIFRTSADSNGIQLKKLASYLGKSSEKGSGVSEILLRREKNVPSDSNAVSVVVPNFTELSKGDCVQLGFLPRAVAKWVSPLWDAGFFRFCGHLCSREALAAALGENSLKVQLILHVSQGPNFLDIPKMMEPEHAVAFCSLVASLRRCTGLRRIEEVLHQYKWPEPLESDFIYGSSSIGTSISAQFLAAFSAAAGKRSQHLYDSEESDPKWGCWTLAHELKHPSIRVIFPTIDRVKSAHCGILPSKHLLCFSEKTWQRLKMVNILHDAVPQPSERVGYPMHVKVIIFLPSTISFTLPPPLPVFLFLSSLQGSNC from the exons ATGAATTCGAACAATAAGAGGATTAATTTCAGAGGCGATGTCAATTGTTCAAGCAAAAAGAAGAAGATTTCTGCTGCTTGGATTGACCTAATTCAATTAGGTGGTATAATTGTTGACAACGGAGACGGCGGCGATGACGACGGCGGTGACCGTCTTTTGGCTTGCGATTCTCTCTCATCAGTGCTAGAACCTGATAAACCTTACACAATTGGGCGGTGCAATCGGGTCGCCCATTTCATATTCAGTGACCCCCGTGTAAGTAAGCAACACTgtcagattttatttgattctTTGGCTAAGAAATTGTACCTTTTTAATGGTGCATTTTCTGCCTCTACTTTTAATTGTAATAATCGCAATAGTTATTGTATTGTTAACCAATTTAGGGATAGATTGATTGTTAAGGATAATACAAATGAGCAAAAGGATGTTTCGTGTAGTAATTGTACATGTAATTTTAAGGTTTCTTTGAATGGAGTGTTTGTTAATGGTGTTAAGATTAAAGAGGGTATGACTGTGGAGTTGTGTGTTGGAGATGAGGTTATGCTTGTTTGTACCAACCGAAATGGTGATTGTGGCGGTTTGAAATCTTGGATTGGGTTTATGGTTCGGAGGGTCGTTTTCCAAGAGGAGCTTGTGAAACCGGGGTTTAATGAATTACAGATTCAGAGGCCGAGATTGATTAGATCATTGTTGCCGGGTAAGGTGAACAAGAGGGTATTTGCCTTGAGAGTGAGGGATTCAGAGTCCTTAAGTTTGGGATATGATGGAGTTATTGGAAGAGCGAAGTCTCTCTTGGCTCGCTGCAATCAGATAGTGCAAAGTGATGATCCTGTTTCTTGTATTAGACGGTGTGTAGCTTCCTGCTCTTCAGTTGCTGGGCCGTATGATTGCATCATCGGGGGAAAATTGTTGGAAGGGTTTGAGCCTAGTAGTAATACTAAATCTCTTACAAGTGTTCCAAATGTCTCAGTTGTGAAGCAACAGCATTTTGTGACTTCTGATGTCAAGGACATCAGAGATTTGCAGCGTACTGTGGTACAATCAACTACTAGTACTGCAATTTTAGGTGAGAAGATGGTATCGTCAATGTTAAAAGCTCACACTTCATATCCAAACGGGTGTACTGGTGTTGGCTTTATTAATAACCCTTCTAATTCTTCAGAACCAATCTGCATGGATGGAAAGAACACTTCTCCTTGTGAAGCTATGAGTCAGAATGATTGTCAGGAGAAGGTTCCTTCACCACCCGGGAAGAATTTTTACTTGAATGACCTGAAAAGCATGCATCAGGGTTCATCTAAACAAAAGAAAGTTGTTTCCTTGCCAGAACTCCTGCATCCTGTCGATAGCATCCTTAGAATGTTCATTGCAACTTTTACAAGTGATATTGAATG GTTTTTGTCATATTGTGATATTCCTTCCGATCTTCCAGTTACAGTGGCATGCCATAATACTGAGAAATGCTGGAGTGGGGACCCCAGTATGAGATCCTGTGCGCCTAATCCCAACTTCCCCAATCTAGTTGTAGT GTACCCTCCTTTTCCCGAGGCAATAGCCTTTGGCAAGGATCGGAAGAATCGAGGTGTTGGTTGTCATCATCCGAAGTTGCTTGTTTTGCAAAGAGAGGATAGTATGCGTGTCATAATAACATCTGCTAATCTGGTGGCTAAGCAG TGGCAGAGTGTAACCAACACCATTTGGTGGCAAGACTTCCCATACAAAAAATCCCCTGACTGCAAATCCCTTTTTAACCAGCTTAATGGAAGTATGGATAATGATTTGAGATCCGATTTTGCTGCTCAGCTAGCAGGATTTATGGCCACTCTTGTGACTGATGTTCCTAGTGAGGCCAACTGGATTGTTGAGTTAACCAAGTATGACTTTGGAGGGGCTAGCGGCTATCTAGTTGCTTCAGTTCCTGGAATTCATTCATATAGATCTCTGTCTGCAACTTCACCT GCCTGTAAATTAAAATGCAGTGAGATGTTGCTTGGGTCAGTTGAATCATGTGTTGTTGGTTTAAGTTATATTTTCCGGACATCAGCTGACTCAAATGGTATACAGCTTAAGAAACTGGCTTCTTATCTTGGTAAATCTTCTGAAAAAGGAAGCGGGGTGTCAGAGATTCTACTAAGAAGAGAAAAAAATGTACCTTCGGATTCCAATGCTGTGAGTGTTGTTGTTCCTAACTTTACAGAATTATCTAAAGGAG ATTGTGTACAACTCGGCTTCCTTCCTCGAGCTGTTGCAAAGTGGGTTTCTCCACTATGGGATGCGGGATTTTTTAGATTTTGTGGACATCTGTGTTCCAGGGAAGCTCTTGCAGCTGCTTTAGGAGAAAACAGCCTAAAAGTGCAATTGATTCTTCATGTATCTCAG GGTCCCAACTTTTTAGACATACCAAAGATGATGGAACCTGAACATGCTGTTGCATTTTGTTCTCTTGTTGCTTCACTTCGGAGGTGTACTGGTCTGAGGCGAATTGAAGAG GTGCTACATCAATATAAATGGCCTGAACCTTTGGAGTCAGATTTCATATATG GTTCTTCATCGATAGGGACTTCAATCAGTGCACAATTTCTAGCAGCATTTTCTGCAGCTGCTGGTAAGAGATCACAGCATCTGTATGATTCAGAAGAATCTGATCCGAAG TGGGGATGCTGGACTTTAGCACATGAATTGAAGCATCCATCCATAAGAGTCATTTTCCCAACCATTGACAGAGTGAAGAGTGCACATTGTGGAATATTACCTTCAAAACATCTCCTTTGCTTTTCAGAG AAAACATGGCAAAGATTGAAGATGGTGAACATACTCCATGATGCTGTTCCTCAACCCAGTGAAAGAGTAGGATATCCCATGCATGTCAAG GTCATAATATTTTTGCCTTCCACCATCTCATTTACCCTTCCTCCTCCCCTCCCCGTCTTTCTATTCCTCTCTTCCCTCCAAGGCTCCAATTGTTAA
- the LOC110804338 gene encoding uncharacterized protein isoform X1 — MNSNNKRINFRGDVNCSSKKKKISAAWIDLIQLGGIIVDNGDGGDDDGGDRLLACDSLSSVLEPDKPYTIGRCNRVAHFIFSDPRVSKQHCQILFDSLAKKLYLFNGAFSASTFNCNNRNSYCIVNQFRDRLIVKDNTNEQKDVSCSNCTCNFKVSLNGVFVNGVKIKEGMTVELCVGDEVMLVCTNRNGDCGGLKSWIGFMVRRVVFQEELVKPGFNELQIQRPRLIRSLLPGKVNKRVFALRVRDSESLSLGYDGVIGRAKSLLARCNQIVQSDDPVSCIRRCVASCSSVAGPYDCIIGGKLLEGFEPSSNTKSLTSVPNVSVVKQQHFVTSDVKDIRDLQRTVVQSTTSTAILGEKMVSSMLKAHTSYPNGCTGVGFINNPSNSSEPICMDGKNTSPCEAMSQNDCQEKVPSPPGKNFYLNDLKSMHQGSSKQKKVVSLPELLHPVDSILRMFIATFTSDIEWFLSYCDIPSDLPVTVACHNTEKCWSGDPSMRSCAPNPNFPNLVVVYPPFPEAIAFGKDRKNRGVGCHHPKLLVLQREDSMRVIITSANLVAKQWQSVTNTIWWQDFPYKKSPDCKSLFNQLNGSMDNDLRSDFAAQLAGFMATLVTDVPSEANWIVELTKYDFGGASGYLVASVPGIHSYRSLSATSPACKLKCSEMLLGSVESCVVGLSYIFRTSADSNGIQLKKLASYLGKSSEKGSGVSEILLRREKNVPSDSNAVSVVVPNFTELSKGDCVQLGFLPRAVAKWVSPLWDAGFFRFCGHLCSREALAAALGENSLKVQLILHVSQGPNFLDIPKMMEPEHAVAFCSLVASLRRCTGLRRIEEVLHQYKWPEPLESDFIYGSSSIGTSISAQFLAAFSAAAGKRSQHLYDSEESDPKWGCWTLAHELKHPSIRVIFPTIDRVKSAHCGILPSKHLLCFSEKTWQRLKMVNILHDAVPQPSERVGYPMHVKVARRRFKSKTDGSSFGWIYCGSHNMSAAAWGRQISSQSDQSPVYRLHVCNYELGIIFVFPPPETEASNPDNSPNLDDIILPFVEAAPRYGPKDRPATKRAMSEALTELAKEGRAFDIAAAVQEAIEEEVPDEDDEVEVVNCVVHEEEEENTYADLLWHQVHSSQGC; from the exons ATGAATTCGAACAATAAGAGGATTAATTTCAGAGGCGATGTCAATTGTTCAAGCAAAAAGAAGAAGATTTCTGCTGCTTGGATTGACCTAATTCAATTAGGTGGTATAATTGTTGACAACGGAGACGGCGGCGATGACGACGGCGGTGACCGTCTTTTGGCTTGCGATTCTCTCTCATCAGTGCTAGAACCTGATAAACCTTACACAATTGGGCGGTGCAATCGGGTCGCCCATTTCATATTCAGTGACCCCCGTGTAAGTAAGCAACACTgtcagattttatttgattctTTGGCTAAGAAATTGTACCTTTTTAATGGTGCATTTTCTGCCTCTACTTTTAATTGTAATAATCGCAATAGTTATTGTATTGTTAACCAATTTAGGGATAGATTGATTGTTAAGGATAATACAAATGAGCAAAAGGATGTTTCGTGTAGTAATTGTACATGTAATTTTAAGGTTTCTTTGAATGGAGTGTTTGTTAATGGTGTTAAGATTAAAGAGGGTATGACTGTGGAGTTGTGTGTTGGAGATGAGGTTATGCTTGTTTGTACCAACCGAAATGGTGATTGTGGCGGTTTGAAATCTTGGATTGGGTTTATGGTTCGGAGGGTCGTTTTCCAAGAGGAGCTTGTGAAACCGGGGTTTAATGAATTACAGATTCAGAGGCCGAGATTGATTAGATCATTGTTGCCGGGTAAGGTGAACAAGAGGGTATTTGCCTTGAGAGTGAGGGATTCAGAGTCCTTAAGTTTGGGATATGATGGAGTTATTGGAAGAGCGAAGTCTCTCTTGGCTCGCTGCAATCAGATAGTGCAAAGTGATGATCCTGTTTCTTGTATTAGACGGTGTGTAGCTTCCTGCTCTTCAGTTGCTGGGCCGTATGATTGCATCATCGGGGGAAAATTGTTGGAAGGGTTTGAGCCTAGTAGTAATACTAAATCTCTTACAAGTGTTCCAAATGTCTCAGTTGTGAAGCAACAGCATTTTGTGACTTCTGATGTCAAGGACATCAGAGATTTGCAGCGTACTGTGGTACAATCAACTACTAGTACTGCAATTTTAGGTGAGAAGATGGTATCGTCAATGTTAAAAGCTCACACTTCATATCCAAACGGGTGTACTGGTGTTGGCTTTATTAATAACCCTTCTAATTCTTCAGAACCAATCTGCATGGATGGAAAGAACACTTCTCCTTGTGAAGCTATGAGTCAGAATGATTGTCAGGAGAAGGTTCCTTCACCACCCGGGAAGAATTTTTACTTGAATGACCTGAAAAGCATGCATCAGGGTTCATCTAAACAAAAGAAAGTTGTTTCCTTGCCAGAACTCCTGCATCCTGTCGATAGCATCCTTAGAATGTTCATTGCAACTTTTACAAGTGATATTGAATG GTTTTTGTCATATTGTGATATTCCTTCCGATCTTCCAGTTACAGTGGCATGCCATAATACTGAGAAATGCTGGAGTGGGGACCCCAGTATGAGATCCTGTGCGCCTAATCCCAACTTCCCCAATCTAGTTGTAGT GTACCCTCCTTTTCCCGAGGCAATAGCCTTTGGCAAGGATCGGAAGAATCGAGGTGTTGGTTGTCATCATCCGAAGTTGCTTGTTTTGCAAAGAGAGGATAGTATGCGTGTCATAATAACATCTGCTAATCTGGTGGCTAAGCAG TGGCAGAGTGTAACCAACACCATTTGGTGGCAAGACTTCCCATACAAAAAATCCCCTGACTGCAAATCCCTTTTTAACCAGCTTAATGGAAGTATGGATAATGATTTGAGATCCGATTTTGCTGCTCAGCTAGCAGGATTTATGGCCACTCTTGTGACTGATGTTCCTAGTGAGGCCAACTGGATTGTTGAGTTAACCAAGTATGACTTTGGAGGGGCTAGCGGCTATCTAGTTGCTTCAGTTCCTGGAATTCATTCATATAGATCTCTGTCTGCAACTTCACCT GCCTGTAAATTAAAATGCAGTGAGATGTTGCTTGGGTCAGTTGAATCATGTGTTGTTGGTTTAAGTTATATTTTCCGGACATCAGCTGACTCAAATGGTATACAGCTTAAGAAACTGGCTTCTTATCTTGGTAAATCTTCTGAAAAAGGAAGCGGGGTGTCAGAGATTCTACTAAGAAGAGAAAAAAATGTACCTTCGGATTCCAATGCTGTGAGTGTTGTTGTTCCTAACTTTACAGAATTATCTAAAGGAG ATTGTGTACAACTCGGCTTCCTTCCTCGAGCTGTTGCAAAGTGGGTTTCTCCACTATGGGATGCGGGATTTTTTAGATTTTGTGGACATCTGTGTTCCAGGGAAGCTCTTGCAGCTGCTTTAGGAGAAAACAGCCTAAAAGTGCAATTGATTCTTCATGTATCTCAG GGTCCCAACTTTTTAGACATACCAAAGATGATGGAACCTGAACATGCTGTTGCATTTTGTTCTCTTGTTGCTTCACTTCGGAGGTGTACTGGTCTGAGGCGAATTGAAGAG GTGCTACATCAATATAAATGGCCTGAACCTTTGGAGTCAGATTTCATATATG GTTCTTCATCGATAGGGACTTCAATCAGTGCACAATTTCTAGCAGCATTTTCTGCAGCTGCTGGTAAGAGATCACAGCATCTGTATGATTCAGAAGAATCTGATCCGAAG TGGGGATGCTGGACTTTAGCACATGAATTGAAGCATCCATCCATAAGAGTCATTTTCCCAACCATTGACAGAGTGAAGAGTGCACATTGTGGAATATTACCTTCAAAACATCTCCTTTGCTTTTCAGAG AAAACATGGCAAAGATTGAAGATGGTGAACATACTCCATGATGCTGTTCCTCAACCCAGTGAAAGAGTAGGATATCCCATGCATGTCAAG GTAGCAAGGAGGCGTTTCAAATCGAAGACAGATGGATCTTCATTTGGCTGGATTTATTGTGGGTCACATAACATGAGTGCTGCTGCATGGGGACGACAAATTTCAAGCCAATCAGACCAATCTCCTGTTTATAGGCTTCATGTATGCAACTATGAACTTGGTATTATATTTGTCTTTCCTCCGCCAGAGACAGAGGCCAGTAATCCAGACAACTCCCCGAATTTGGATGATATTATCTTGCCCTTTGTGGAGGCTGCCCCAAGATATGGGCCAAAAGATAGGCCAGCAACGAAACGTGCAATGAGCGAGGCCTTAACAGAGCTTGCCAAGGAGGGAAGGGCTTTTGACATTGCAGCTGCTGTACAAGAGGCAATAGAAGAAGAGGTTCctgatgaagatgatgaagtTGAAGTGGTGAATTGTGTGGTacatgaggaggaagaggaaaatACCTATGCTGATTTATTGTGGCACCAGGTTCACTCATCTCAGGGTTGTTGA
- the LOC110804338 gene encoding uncharacterized protein isoform X2 — MNSNNKRINFRGDVNCSSKKKKISAAWIDLIQLGGIIVDNGDGGDDDGGDRLLACDSLSSVLEPDKPYTIGRCNRVAHFIFSDPRVSKQHCQILFDSLAKKLYLFNGAFSASTFNCNNRNSYCIVNQFRDRLIVKDNTNEQKDVSCSNCTCNFKVSLNGVFVNGVKIKEGMTVELCVGDEVMLVCTNRNGDCGGLKSWIGFMVRRVVFQEELVKPGFNELQIQRPRLIRSLLPGKVNKRVFALRVRDSESLSLGYDGVIGRAKSLLARCNQIVQSDDPVSCIRRCVASCSSVAGPYDCIIGGKLLEGFEPSSNTKSLTSVPNVSVVKQQHFVTSDVKDIRDLQRTVVQSTTSTAILEPICMDGKNTSPCEAMSQNDCQEKVPSPPGKNFYLNDLKSMHQGSSKQKKVVSLPELLHPVDSILRMFIATFTSDIEWFLSYCDIPSDLPVTVACHNTEKCWSGDPSMRSCAPNPNFPNLVVVYPPFPEAIAFGKDRKNRGVGCHHPKLLVLQREDSMRVIITSANLVAKQWQSVTNTIWWQDFPYKKSPDCKSLFNQLNGSMDNDLRSDFAAQLAGFMATLVTDVPSEANWIVELTKYDFGGASGYLVASVPGIHSYRSLSATSPACKLKCSEMLLGSVESCVVGLSYIFRTSADSNGIQLKKLASYLGKSSEKGSGVSEILLRREKNVPSDSNAVSVVVPNFTELSKGDCVQLGFLPRAVAKWVSPLWDAGFFRFCGHLCSREALAAALGENSLKVQLILHVSQGPNFLDIPKMMEPEHAVAFCSLVASLRRCTGLRRIEEVLHQYKWPEPLESDFIYGSSSIGTSISAQFLAAFSAAAGKRSQHLYDSEESDPKWGCWTLAHELKHPSIRVIFPTIDRVKSAHCGILPSKHLLCFSEKTWQRLKMVNILHDAVPQPSERVGYPMHVKVARRRFKSKTDGSSFGWIYCGSHNMSAAAWGRQISSQSDQSPVYRLHVCNYELGIIFVFPPPETEASNPDNSPNLDDIILPFVEAAPRYGPKDRPATKRAMSEALTELAKEGRAFDIAAAVQEAIEEEVPDEDDEVEVVNCVVHEEEEENTYADLLWHQVHSSQGC, encoded by the exons ATGAATTCGAACAATAAGAGGATTAATTTCAGAGGCGATGTCAATTGTTCAAGCAAAAAGAAGAAGATTTCTGCTGCTTGGATTGACCTAATTCAATTAGGTGGTATAATTGTTGACAACGGAGACGGCGGCGATGACGACGGCGGTGACCGTCTTTTGGCTTGCGATTCTCTCTCATCAGTGCTAGAACCTGATAAACCTTACACAATTGGGCGGTGCAATCGGGTCGCCCATTTCATATTCAGTGACCCCCGTGTAAGTAAGCAACACTgtcagattttatttgattctTTGGCTAAGAAATTGTACCTTTTTAATGGTGCATTTTCTGCCTCTACTTTTAATTGTAATAATCGCAATAGTTATTGTATTGTTAACCAATTTAGGGATAGATTGATTGTTAAGGATAATACAAATGAGCAAAAGGATGTTTCGTGTAGTAATTGTACATGTAATTTTAAGGTTTCTTTGAATGGAGTGTTTGTTAATGGTGTTAAGATTAAAGAGGGTATGACTGTGGAGTTGTGTGTTGGAGATGAGGTTATGCTTGTTTGTACCAACCGAAATGGTGATTGTGGCGGTTTGAAATCTTGGATTGGGTTTATGGTTCGGAGGGTCGTTTTCCAAGAGGAGCTTGTGAAACCGGGGTTTAATGAATTACAGATTCAGAGGCCGAGATTGATTAGATCATTGTTGCCGGGTAAGGTGAACAAGAGGGTATTTGCCTTGAGAGTGAGGGATTCAGAGTCCTTAAGTTTGGGATATGATGGAGTTATTGGAAGAGCGAAGTCTCTCTTGGCTCGCTGCAATCAGATAGTGCAAAGTGATGATCCTGTTTCTTGTATTAGACGGTGTGTAGCTTCCTGCTCTTCAGTTGCTGGGCCGTATGATTGCATCATCGGGGGAAAATTGTTGGAAGGGTTTGAGCCTAGTAGTAATACTAAATCTCTTACAAGTGTTCCAAATGTCTCAGTTGTGAAGCAACAGCATTTTGTGACTTCTGATGTCAAGGACATCAGAGATTTGCAGCGTACTGTGGTACAATCAACTACTAGTACTGCAATTTTAG AACCAATCTGCATGGATGGAAAGAACACTTCTCCTTGTGAAGCTATGAGTCAGAATGATTGTCAGGAGAAGGTTCCTTCACCACCCGGGAAGAATTTTTACTTGAATGACCTGAAAAGCATGCATCAGGGTTCATCTAAACAAAAGAAAGTTGTTTCCTTGCCAGAACTCCTGCATCCTGTCGATAGCATCCTTAGAATGTTCATTGCAACTTTTACAAGTGATATTGAATG GTTTTTGTCATATTGTGATATTCCTTCCGATCTTCCAGTTACAGTGGCATGCCATAATACTGAGAAATGCTGGAGTGGGGACCCCAGTATGAGATCCTGTGCGCCTAATCCCAACTTCCCCAATCTAGTTGTAGT GTACCCTCCTTTTCCCGAGGCAATAGCCTTTGGCAAGGATCGGAAGAATCGAGGTGTTGGTTGTCATCATCCGAAGTTGCTTGTTTTGCAAAGAGAGGATAGTATGCGTGTCATAATAACATCTGCTAATCTGGTGGCTAAGCAG TGGCAGAGTGTAACCAACACCATTTGGTGGCAAGACTTCCCATACAAAAAATCCCCTGACTGCAAATCCCTTTTTAACCAGCTTAATGGAAGTATGGATAATGATTTGAGATCCGATTTTGCTGCTCAGCTAGCAGGATTTATGGCCACTCTTGTGACTGATGTTCCTAGTGAGGCCAACTGGATTGTTGAGTTAACCAAGTATGACTTTGGAGGGGCTAGCGGCTATCTAGTTGCTTCAGTTCCTGGAATTCATTCATATAGATCTCTGTCTGCAACTTCACCT GCCTGTAAATTAAAATGCAGTGAGATGTTGCTTGGGTCAGTTGAATCATGTGTTGTTGGTTTAAGTTATATTTTCCGGACATCAGCTGACTCAAATGGTATACAGCTTAAGAAACTGGCTTCTTATCTTGGTAAATCTTCTGAAAAAGGAAGCGGGGTGTCAGAGATTCTACTAAGAAGAGAAAAAAATGTACCTTCGGATTCCAATGCTGTGAGTGTTGTTGTTCCTAACTTTACAGAATTATCTAAAGGAG ATTGTGTACAACTCGGCTTCCTTCCTCGAGCTGTTGCAAAGTGGGTTTCTCCACTATGGGATGCGGGATTTTTTAGATTTTGTGGACATCTGTGTTCCAGGGAAGCTCTTGCAGCTGCTTTAGGAGAAAACAGCCTAAAAGTGCAATTGATTCTTCATGTATCTCAG GGTCCCAACTTTTTAGACATACCAAAGATGATGGAACCTGAACATGCTGTTGCATTTTGTTCTCTTGTTGCTTCACTTCGGAGGTGTACTGGTCTGAGGCGAATTGAAGAG GTGCTACATCAATATAAATGGCCTGAACCTTTGGAGTCAGATTTCATATATG GTTCTTCATCGATAGGGACTTCAATCAGTGCACAATTTCTAGCAGCATTTTCTGCAGCTGCTGGTAAGAGATCACAGCATCTGTATGATTCAGAAGAATCTGATCCGAAG TGGGGATGCTGGACTTTAGCACATGAATTGAAGCATCCATCCATAAGAGTCATTTTCCCAACCATTGACAGAGTGAAGAGTGCACATTGTGGAATATTACCTTCAAAACATCTCCTTTGCTTTTCAGAG AAAACATGGCAAAGATTGAAGATGGTGAACATACTCCATGATGCTGTTCCTCAACCCAGTGAAAGAGTAGGATATCCCATGCATGTCAAG GTAGCAAGGAGGCGTTTCAAATCGAAGACAGATGGATCTTCATTTGGCTGGATTTATTGTGGGTCACATAACATGAGTGCTGCTGCATGGGGACGACAAATTTCAAGCCAATCAGACCAATCTCCTGTTTATAGGCTTCATGTATGCAACTATGAACTTGGTATTATATTTGTCTTTCCTCCGCCAGAGACAGAGGCCAGTAATCCAGACAACTCCCCGAATTTGGATGATATTATCTTGCCCTTTGTGGAGGCTGCCCCAAGATATGGGCCAAAAGATAGGCCAGCAACGAAACGTGCAATGAGCGAGGCCTTAACAGAGCTTGCCAAGGAGGGAAGGGCTTTTGACATTGCAGCTGCTGTACAAGAGGCAATAGAAGAAGAGGTTCctgatgaagatgatgaagtTGAAGTGGTGAATTGTGTGGTacatgaggaggaagaggaaaatACCTATGCTGATTTATTGTGGCACCAGGTTCACTCATCTCAGGGTTGTTGA